Proteins encoded by one window of Puntigrus tetrazona isolate hp1 chromosome 25, ASM1883169v1, whole genome shotgun sequence:
- the gse1a gene encoding LOW QUALITY PROTEIN: genetic suppressor element 1 (The sequence of the model RefSeq protein was modified relative to this genomic sequence to represent the inferred CDS: deleted 1 base in 1 codon) — MSHEPQSPSAGMISAAPCSMATVSPLTPSPVSGSPSAQSSHSGFAAALRKLAKQAEEPRGSISSESSHVSSPVTNHISPVSTPKRVAMGTSLGPPTCTPPVVTIAPTKTVNGFWRSEGRQADAGLRGSSQERLAPDRSLPGQEKPSLSLPPYLGSAHPFSVTPSALLQDPRLQTHLPRQVPHMLLSGGQDEFVRDGFRPYASADELRVPLGLPLGLSPGTAADALAYFHSGYLPHPSLASYRMEDYYSLSGLRSHYYPLPEGGPLQALHPSAVHLPLPGVFYPPEITHQSLSALHSERLQMEEELRQQEREKERTREIERERQWEQEVQREKDREREKLRELEIKKERGRDFPAVKAVEKRHLSLEPPANTHSISQPHPYTQRGKLEERLAANRADKTKEALLFTPQSGPYSSSGGPSSSGVPFGKSHRPVVTPVMLQRPEEDRWLGRQRALKLERTDRQQEPADQRETHRFGAGVRDVPAPLGAPPPLITPKAPPREPHPSPPAHGSLWNPVSLLRSPPDRPLPHVHPQSRARPPEEEARRGPQRPVSSRTPQGPAPDRTDPLMVYDQALQQHRRLISKLDLEEKRRREAREKGYYYELDDSYDESDEEEVRAHLRRVSQQPPLKLDVSGEKTEFLCVFGLTTLSKRDELLEVKRRKRRMMLQERVPSPAPVPSKRKTPSPPQPPLSTRFTPEEMDRSDELDHKKHFLSIFSLSHVSQEERRKNKKIVDLLEAIKQKTVTLNTLRYATDSPCSGPDASVSDVNQSGGNVHLEPQNGPPENPRAPLEPPPLAPLHPQGPPSLTSPSRRAPGLQPPPKRPVWEPVSSEQFAQHFHQSVLQSTQKHKAGEQLEPPALPPPGLQRAANRVPNGQSNGHSCHISAQRESPGARNDLSAEEGASSEEDEEDEESLGPRWKGIETIFEAYEEYMEERSIEQQVLQSECRRLETQHYNLTLTAEQLSHSMRDLLAQKHNLALKRDRMQAELEHIKKCLTLPLFHWHRGYYKRPSPR; from the exons ATGAGCCATGAGCCTCAGTCTCCCTCAGCAGGCATGATTTCGGCAGCACCATGTAGCATGGCGACTGTGAGCCCCCTCACTCCCTCGCCCGTCAGCGGGAGCCCCTCGGCCCAGTCCAGTCACTCGGGGTTCGCCGCTGCTCTCCGCAAGCTGGCCAAACAGGCCGAGGAGCCACGAG GCTCCATTAGTAGCGAGTCATCACATGTTTCCTCTCCGGTGACCAATCACATTTCTCCTGTCAGTACACCTAAACGGGTTGCCATGGGTACGAGCCTGGGCCCGCCCACTTGCACGCCTCCTGTGGTCACCATCGCCCCGACTAAAACCGTCAATGGCTTCTGGAGGTCTGAGGGGCGCCAG GCTGATGCAGGATTAAGAGGCTCCAGTCAGGAGCGTTTGGCCCCCGACCGCTCTTTGCCGGGCCAGGAGAAGCCGTCTCTGTCTCTCCCGCCGTACCTGGGCTCAGCCCACCCCTTCAGCGTGACCCCGAGCGCTCTGCTGCAGGACCCGCGTCTGCAGACCCA CTTGCCCCGGCAGGTTCCTCATATGCTGCTCTCAGGAGGTCAGGACGAGTTTGTTCGCGACGGCTTCCGGCCGTACGCCTCCGCTGACGAGCTGCGCGTGCCTTTAGGGCTCCCTCTAGGGCTCAGCCCAGGAACCGCAGCCGACGCTCTGGCGTACTTTCACTCAGGATATTTGCCTCACCCCTCGCTCGCTTCATACAG GATGGAAGACTATTACAGTCTGTCCGGCCTGCGCTCGCATTACTACCCGCTTCCAGAGGGAGGACCCCTGCAGGCCCTCCACCCGTCTGCTGTGCACCTGCCCCTGCCTGGAGTCTTCTACCCTCCTGAGATCACACACCAGTCACTGTCAGCGCTGCACTCTGAGag GCTGCAGATGGAAGAGGAGCTTCGCCAGCAGGAGCGAGAGAAGGAGCGAACGCGTGAAATCGAACGAGAGCGGCAGTGGGAACAGGAggtgcagagagagaaagacagagagcgagagaagcTACGAGAGCTGGAGATTAAAAAAGAGCGAGGCAGAGACTTCCCGGCGGTCAAGGCCGTGGAGAAACGCCACCTGAGTCTGGAGCCGCCGGCCAACACGCACTCCATCTCCCAGCCTCATCCGTACACACAGAGAGGCAAGCTGGAGGAGAGACTCGCTGCTAACAGAGCCG ACAAAACCAAAGAAGCGCTGCTGTTCACGCCTCAGTCCGGTCCGTACTCATCCTCGGGAGGTCCTTCGTCTTCAGGCGTGCCGTTCGGGAAGAGCCACCGGCCCGTGGTGACCCCCGTGATGCTCCAGCGGCCGGAGGAGGACAGGTGGCTGGGCAGACAGAGAGCGCTGAAGCTGGAGAGGACCGACAGACAGCAGGAGCCGGCAGATCAGAGAGAGACGCACAG GTTCGGGGCTGGTGTCAGAGACGTACCTGCGCCTCTGGGAGCTCCGCCTCCCCTCATCACCCCCAAAGCTCCTCCTCGTGAGCCACACCCCTCTCCTCCCGCACACGGCAGCCTCTGGAACCCCGTGTCCCTCCTGCGCTCGCCCCCAGACCGGCCCCTGCCCCACGTACACCCTCAGAGCCGGGCGAGGCCCCCAGAGGAGGAGGCCAGGCGGGGCCCGCAGAGGCCCGTCTCCTCCAGGACACCCCAGGGGCCCGCTCCGGACAGGACAGACCCCCTGATGGTGTACGACCAGGCCCTCCAGCAGCACAGGAGACTCATCAGCAAACTGGACCTGGAGGAGAAGAGACGCAGGGAAGCCCGAGAGAAAG GTTATTACTATGAATTAGACGACTCTTATGATGAGAGCGATGAGGAGGAGGTTCGAGCTCATCTGAGGAGAGTCTCTCAGCAGCCTCCTCTCAAACTGGACGTGTCTGGAGAG AAGACGGAGTTTCTGTGCGTGTTTGGACTGACCACGCTCTCGAAGCGCGACGAGCTGCTGGAggtgaagaggaggaagaggaggatgatgCTGCAGGAGCGAGTCCCTTCACCCGCGCCGGTGCCCAGTAAACGCAAGACCCCGTCTCCTCCTCAGCCTCCGCTCAGCACACGCTTCACCCCGGAGGAGATGGACCGCTCCGACGAGCTGGACCACAAGAAACACTTCCTCAGCATCTTCAGCCTCAGCCACGTCAGTCAGGAAGAGAGACGGa AGAATAAGAAGATTGTGGACTTGCTGGAAGCCATCAAACAAAAGACTGTTACGCTGAACACCCTCAGATACGCCACAGATTCTCCCTGCTCCGGCCCGGACGCTTCAGTGTCTG ATGTCAACCAGTCAGGCGGTAATGTTCACCTCGAACCCCAAAATGGCCCGCCTGAAAACCCTCGCGCC CCTCTAGAGCCGCCGCCACTGGCTCCCCTCCACCCTCAAGGCCCGCCCAGCCTGACGTCCCCGAGCAGGAGAGCCCCGGGCCTGCAGCCGCCCCCGAAACGCCCCGTCTGGGAGCCAGTCAGCTCGGAGCAGTTCGCTCAGCACTTCCACCAGTCCGTGCTGCAGTCCACGCAGAAACACAAAG CGGGTGAGCAGTTGGAGCCTCCTGCGCTTCCCCCTCCAGGCCTCCAGAGGGCGGCGAACAGGGTCCCGAACGGACAAAGCAACGGCCACTCCTGCCACATATCAGCCCAGCGAGAGTCTCCGGGCGCCAGGAACGACCTCTCGGCCGAGGAGGGCGCCAGCTCGGAAGAAGACGAGGAGGACGAAGAGTCGCTCGGGCCCAGGTGGAAGGGGATTGAAACGATATTTGAGGCGTATGAGGAGTACATGGAGG AGAGAAGCATCGAGCAGCAGGTTCTCCAGAGCGAGTGCAGACGTCTGGAGACGCAGCATTACAATCTCACTCTCACGGCCGAACAGCTTTCTCACAGCATGAGG GACCTACTGGCACAGAAGCACAACCTGGCCCTGAAGAGGGATCGCATGCAGGCCGAGCTGGAGCACATCAAGAAATGTTTGACACTGCCATTATTCCACTGGCACCGAGGATACTACAAGAGACCCTCGCCGAGGTGA